One window of Terriglobales bacterium genomic DNA carries:
- a CDS encoding STAS domain-containing protein has product MKRVPERLNLQQSRKFVREVLPFLHSDRPQIVLDLSGVKQIDAAGVDMLLHCMNEAMKRDGDVKLSSLSPQAAVILEMTRTDRLFEIYESSTDAARSYSGFLPNALRLQKTTGEPGQLAA; this is encoded by the coding sequence GTGAAACGTGTTCCCGAGCGCCTGAATCTGCAGCAGTCGCGCAAGTTCGTCCGCGAGGTGCTGCCCTTCCTCCACTCGGACCGGCCCCAGATCGTGCTCGACCTTTCCGGCGTGAAGCAGATCGACGCCGCCGGCGTCGACATGCTGCTCCATTGCATGAACGAGGCGATGAAGCGCGACGGCGACGTCAAGCTGTCGTCCCTCTCGCCCCAGGCCGCCGTCATCCTCGAGATGACCCGCACCGACCGCCTGTTCGAGATCTACGAGAGTTCCACCGACGCCGCGCGCAGCTACTCCGGCTTCCTGCCGAACGCGCTGCGCCTGCAGAAGACCACCGGCGAGCCCGGCCAGCTCGCCGCCTAG
- a CDS encoding glycosyltransferase, giving the protein MKICLVTAFPPSRRGLNEYGFHIARELQRDPLLSVTVLADTIDPGEPELEEFSVERCWEFNSYSNPSRLLKAIRDCQPDVVWFNLLFSTFGDKPVPAFFGLAIPALVRAMGFYTHVTLHHLMDNIDLKDAGVRFPRLYRLAGSVATRMLLMANSVSVLLPAYRRTLMEKYSGDNVHWRAHGILSARPEYPDFSSRGNPEHRIVAFGKWGTYKRLELLIEAFGIVAERVPNARLIVAGGNHPMTPGYVESVAERWQDCDRITFTGYVQEDRIPELFSTSSVCVMPYSSATGSSGVAHLACEYGVPILSADIPDFREMAVDEGLALSFYQTGDPESLAGELTSLLNDSQRQREMAEQNFSAALRMTMPQIIRQYLRTFDLHQRAKALEPIQRFRRLPVWIPSRSALFRAAAPRWSTWM; this is encoded by the coding sequence ATGAAGATTTGTCTGGTGACTGCCTTTCCGCCTAGCCGGCGGGGGCTGAATGAGTACGGCTTCCATATCGCTCGTGAGCTGCAGCGCGACCCGCTGCTCAGTGTCACCGTGCTCGCTGACACCATCGACCCCGGCGAGCCGGAGCTCGAGGAGTTCAGCGTCGAGCGCTGCTGGGAGTTCAACTCCTACTCCAATCCCTCGCGCCTGCTGAAGGCCATCCGCGACTGCCAGCCTGACGTCGTCTGGTTCAACCTGCTGTTTTCCACCTTCGGCGACAAGCCGGTGCCGGCCTTCTTCGGCCTCGCCATCCCCGCGCTCGTGCGCGCGATGGGCTTCTACACCCACGTCACCCTGCACCACCTGATGGACAACATCGACCTCAAGGACGCCGGCGTCCGCTTCCCGCGCCTCTATCGCCTGGCCGGCTCCGTCGCCACCCGCATGCTGCTGATGGCCAACTCGGTCAGCGTGCTGCTGCCCGCCTACCGCCGCACCCTGATGGAGAAGTACAGCGGCGACAACGTCCACTGGCGCGCCCACGGCATCTTGTCCGCACGCCCCGAGTATCCCGATTTCTCCAGTCGCGGCAATCCCGAGCACCGCATCGTCGCCTTCGGCAAGTGGGGCACCTACAAGCGCCTCGAGCTCCTCATCGAGGCCTTCGGCATCGTCGCCGAGCGTGTCCCCAACGCGCGCCTCATCGTCGCCGGCGGCAACCACCCCATGACCCCCGGCTACGTCGAGAGCGTCGCCGAACGCTGGCAGGACTGCGACCGCATCACCTTCACCGGCTACGTCCAGGAAGACCGCATCCCCGAGCTGTTCTCGACCTCCAGCGTCTGCGTGATGCCCTACAGTTCCGCGACCGGCTCCAGCGGCGTCGCCCACCTCGCCTGCGAGTATGGCGTGCCCATCCTCAGCGCCGATATCCCCGACTTCCGCGAGATGGCCGTCGACGAAGGCCTCGCCCTCAGCTTCTATCAGACCGGCGATCCCGAGAGCCTCGCCGGCGAGCTGACCTCGCTGCTCAACGATTCTCAACGCCAGCGCGAGATGGCCGAGCAGAACTTCTCAGCCGCGCTGCGCATGACCATGCCGCAGATCATCCGCCAGTACCTCCGCACCTTCGACCTGCACCAGCGCGCCAAGGCGCTCGAGCCCATCCAGCGCTTCCGCCGCCTGCCGGTCTGGATCCCTTCGCGTTCGGCGCTCTTCCGCGCCGCCGCTCCCAGGTGGTCCACGTGGATGTAA